The following proteins are encoded in a genomic region of Methylobacterium tardum:
- a CDS encoding TAXI family TRAP transporter solute-binding subunit: MTRGRAGAPPSRRPTRRAALLSGLGLMLARPGHAAEARVVLATATPGGGFPAFGEAFAAAIHTADATLTIETRNSGGSAQNIGLLRDGQVDLALVQGEYAYPALAAADGLTILAPMYPTPGLFAVPAGSQIRTVADLRGRAVVLGTHNSGLTVMGRSALDASGLDPARDIRPILLDRAGDGPALVRAGQADALWGGGLDWPGFQALAREPGGARFFGPSEAGIARLAQPGAAMRRLTVPAGSFPGQSAPIETVGSWSFVLARPNLDTALADQIVRAIARADLGATQPKNLVGLVPAAWINPATARLLTEAGISLR; the protein is encoded by the coding sequence ATGACGCGCGGGCGCGCCGGTGCCCCGCCAAGCCGACGTCCGACTCGCCGGGCGGCGCTCCTGTCGGGCCTCGGGCTGATGCTGGCTCGCCCCGGCCACGCGGCCGAGGCGCGGGTCGTCCTCGCCACCGCGACGCCCGGCGGCGGCTTCCCCGCCTTCGGCGAGGCGTTCGCGGCGGCGATCCACACGGCCGACGCCACACTGACGATCGAGACGCGGAACTCGGGCGGATCGGCGCAGAATATCGGACTCCTGCGCGACGGGCAGGTCGACCTGGCCCTCGTGCAGGGCGAGTACGCCTATCCGGCCCTCGCCGCGGCTGACGGCCTGACCATCCTGGCGCCGATGTACCCGACGCCCGGCCTGTTCGCGGTTCCTGCCGGCAGTCAGATCCGAACGGTGGCGGATCTGCGTGGGCGCGCCGTGGTGCTCGGCACCCACAATTCCGGACTGACGGTCATGGGGCGCAGCGCGCTGGACGCCTCGGGCCTCGATCCCGCGCGGGACATCCGTCCGATCCTGCTGGATCGGGCCGGCGACGGGCCCGCCCTGGTGCGGGCGGGACAAGCCGACGCGCTCTGGGGCGGTGGCCTGGACTGGCCGGGATTTCAGGCCCTGGCGCGGGAGCCGGGTGGCGCCCGCTTCTTCGGACCTTCGGAGGCGGGCATCGCGCGGCTGGCCCAGCCGGGGGCGGCGATGCGGCGGCTCACGGTGCCGGCGGGCAGCTTCCCCGGGCAATCGGCGCCGATCGAGACGGTGGGCTCGTGGAGCTTCGTCCTGGCGCGGCCGAACCTCGACACTGCGCTGGCCGACCAGATCGTCCGCGCCATCGCGCGCGCCGATCTCGGGGCAACCCAGCCCAAGAACCTCGTCGGCCTCGTTCCAGCGGCCTGGATCAACCCCGCCACCGCCCGACTTCTGACCGAGGCGGGAATCAGCCTGCGCTGA
- a CDS encoding GcrA family cell cycle regulator, which yields MEAGLGWTDDRVALLRRLWEDGQSASKIAAQLGGVTRNAVIGKVHRLGLAGRARGADEAPAAATPSKIVEIETAIAVVETQAPEPVAILSHRPAPEFPAAAPAKEPVAIPVSQRVTIMDLRESMCRWPLGDPTTPEFRFCGARSITGLPYCTHHAEIAYQPATERKRDRRVASFR from the coding sequence ATGGAAGCGGGCCTTGGCTGGACGGATGATCGCGTAGCTCTGCTGCGGCGACTCTGGGAGGACGGGCAGAGCGCGAGCAAGATCGCCGCGCAGCTCGGCGGCGTCACCCGGAACGCGGTGATCGGCAAAGTCCACCGCCTGGGTCTGGCCGGTCGCGCCCGCGGCGCCGATGAAGCCCCGGCCGCCGCAACGCCCTCGAAGATCGTGGAGATCGAGACCGCCATCGCGGTGGTGGAGACCCAGGCGCCGGAGCCGGTGGCGATCCTGTCGCATCGGCCGGCGCCCGAATTTCCGGCCGCCGCGCCCGCCAAGGAGCCGGTCGCGATTCCGGTGTCTCAGCGGGTCACCATCATGGACCTGCGGGAATCCATGTGCCGCTGGCCGCTCGGGGATCCGACCACGCCGGAATTCCGCTTCTGCGGCGCGCGCTCGATTACCGGGCTGCCCTACTGCACCCATCACGCGGAGATCGCCTACCAGCCCGCCACGGAGCGGAAGCGCGACCGCCGGGTGGCGTCGTTCCGCTGA
- a CDS encoding patatin-like phospholipase family protein produces the protein MGFRQRRLRALLALGLAAQVAACGSVPRAPYTAEQAAFASVPGIPGARVFADASVQTIAELAANPQRRSAGFTYLALSGGGGDGAYGAGVLNGWTASGKRPEFTLVSGVSTGALIAPFAFLGSAYDPYLTEFYTSGVAGELVASPNLANVLFGSGLFGDGRLRNLIDRYVTPDLIRAVAEEHAKGRRLLVVTTNLDSQRAVIWNMGAIAASGVPNARELFRDVLAASASIPAVFPPQFIDVSAGDARFQEMHVDGSVVTPVFTLPQTLLLRDGRIRTGGKAEIYVVINGRLEPDFEVTKDNTLSIVERSFTTASRARSRATLTATYALARNNGIGFNLTYIDENGPKVPAAKGFDTAYMRALYEEGLEKGRTGTFWQHTVPAAPVVKATTSALAN, from the coding sequence ATGGGTTTCCGTCAGAGACGCCTGCGCGCGCTGCTCGCGCTCGGGCTGGCGGCTCAGGTCGCGGCCTGCGGGAGCGTTCCGCGCGCGCCCTACACGGCCGAGCAGGCCGCCTTCGCCAGCGTGCCCGGCATCCCGGGCGCGCGCGTCTTCGCCGACGCCTCGGTTCAGACGATCGCGGAACTCGCGGCCAATCCGCAGCGGCGCTCCGCCGGCTTCACCTATCTCGCGCTCTCGGGCGGCGGCGGCGACGGCGCCTACGGGGCGGGCGTGCTGAACGGCTGGACCGCCTCCGGCAAGCGGCCGGAATTCACCCTGGTCTCGGGCGTCTCGACCGGCGCGCTGATCGCGCCCTTCGCGTTCCTGGGCTCGGCCTACGACCCGTACCTGACCGAGTTCTATACGAGCGGGGTCGCCGGCGAGCTCGTGGCCTCGCCCAATCTCGCCAACGTGCTGTTCGGCTCGGGCCTGTTCGGCGACGGGCGGCTGCGCAACCTGATCGACCGCTACGTGACGCCCGACCTGATCCGGGCGGTCGCCGAGGAGCACGCCAAGGGCCGGCGCCTGCTCGTCGTGACGACCAATCTCGACTCGCAGCGCGCGGTGATCTGGAACATGGGCGCGATCGCGGCGAGCGGCGTGCCCAATGCTCGGGAGCTGTTCCGCGACGTGCTGGCCGCCTCGGCCAGCATCCCCGCGGTCTTCCCGCCCCAATTCATCGACGTCTCGGCCGGCGATGCCCGCTTCCAGGAGATGCATGTCGATGGATCGGTGGTCACGCCGGTCTTCACGCTGCCGCAGACGCTGCTGCTGCGCGACGGCCGCATCCGCACCGGCGGCAAGGCCGAGATCTACGTCGTGATCAACGGCCGCCTGGAGCCGGATTTCGAGGTCACGAAGGACAACACGCTCTCGATCGTCGAGCGCTCCTTCACCACGGCGAGCCGGGCGCGCTCGCGGGCGACGCTCACGGCGACCTACGCCCTGGCGCGCAACAACGGCATCGGCTTCAACCTGACCTACATTGACGAGAACGGCCCGAAGGTGCCGGCCGCCAAGGGCTTCGACACCGCCTACATGCGCGCCCTCTACGAGGAGGGGTTGGAGAAGGGCCGCACCGGCACCTTCTGGCAGCATACGGTGCCGGCGGCGCCGGTCGTGAAGGCGACCACCAGCGCGCTCGCGAACTGA
- a CDS encoding TFIIS helical bundle-like domain containing protein: MNLIGRLVTKLLGNENRPIDRDDRNASTATPIGRLVTKILGK; this comes from the coding sequence ATGAACCTGATCGGACGTCTCGTCACCAAGCTTCTCGGCAACGAGAACCGCCCCATCGATCGCGACGACCGGAACGCCAGCACGGCGACGCCGATCGGCCGCCTCGTCACGAAGATCCTGGGCAAGTAA
- the pyk gene encoding pyruvate kinase, which translates to MRRHRHAKIVATVGPASSSPDRLHALFLAGVDTFRLNFSHGVQEDHAKVHAAIRALEKEVGRPIGILQDLQGPKIRIGTLQGGRLDLEAGETVRFVLEGAEGDKQAIPLHHPEIFDAVVPGQELLIGDGRVRVRVTGPDRTTITAEVLTGGPISNRKGVNLPGTLLDLSPLTEKDRADLAFGLDLGVDWVALSFVQKPSDVIEARGIIGERAGIMSKIEKPQALERIGDIIRLSDAVMVARGDLGVEIPHEDVPGRQKELIRACRLAVKPVIVATQMLDSMVSAPAPTRAEASDVATAIYDGADAVMLSAESATGRYPVEAVSMMDRIIRSVEGHKLYHSIVAASEPGEEETPPHAVATATADLAEAVHAAAIVAYTASGTTAARVARKRPAASILALTPNLATSRRLSLLWGAHSVLTEDVDSYEEMTTKACHHAQDEGFAKPNDVIVVTAGIPFHTAGNTNNIRLMQI; encoded by the coding sequence ATGCGCCGTCACCGTCACGCCAAGATCGTCGCCACCGTGGGCCCGGCCAGCTCGTCGCCGGACCGGTTGCACGCCCTGTTCCTCGCCGGGGTCGACACCTTCCGGCTCAACTTCAGCCACGGCGTCCAGGAGGATCACGCCAAGGTCCATGCGGCGATCCGCGCCCTCGAGAAGGAGGTCGGCCGGCCGATCGGCATCCTGCAGGACCTCCAGGGTCCGAAGATCCGGATCGGCACGCTGCAGGGCGGCCGCCTGGATCTTGAGGCCGGCGAGACGGTGCGCTTCGTCCTGGAGGGCGCCGAGGGCGACAAGCAGGCGATCCCGCTGCACCACCCCGAGATCTTCGACGCTGTGGTGCCGGGCCAGGAACTGCTGATCGGCGACGGACGGGTGCGGGTCCGGGTGACCGGACCGGATCGGACCACCATCACCGCTGAGGTCCTCACCGGCGGGCCGATCTCGAACCGGAAGGGCGTCAACCTGCCGGGCACGCTGCTGGACCTGTCACCGCTCACCGAGAAGGACCGGGCCGACCTCGCCTTCGGCCTCGATCTCGGCGTCGACTGGGTGGCGCTGTCCTTCGTCCAGAAACCCTCGGACGTCATCGAGGCGCGGGGGATCATCGGCGAGCGCGCCGGCATCATGTCGAAGATCGAGAAGCCGCAGGCGCTCGAGCGGATCGGCGACATCATCCGCCTCTCGGATGCCGTGATGGTCGCCCGCGGCGATCTCGGCGTCGAAATCCCGCACGAGGACGTCCCGGGGCGGCAAAAGGAACTGATCCGCGCCTGCCGGCTCGCCGTGAAGCCGGTAATCGTCGCCACCCAGATGCTGGATTCCATGGTCAGCGCGCCGGCGCCGACCCGAGCCGAGGCGTCCGACGTCGCCACCGCCATCTACGACGGCGCGGATGCCGTGATGCTGTCGGCGGAATCGGCCACCGGCCGCTACCCGGTGGAGGCCGTGTCGATGATGGACCGGATCATCCGCAGCGTGGAGGGGCACAAGCTCTACCACTCGATCGTGGCGGCGTCCGAGCCCGGCGAGGAGGAGACCCCGCCCCACGCCGTGGCGACCGCCACGGCCGACCTCGCGGAGGCCGTGCACGCGGCCGCCATCGTCGCCTACACGGCGAGCGGGACGACGGCCGCGCGGGTCGCGCGCAAGCGCCCGGCCGCCTCGATCCTGGCCTTGACCCCGAACCTCGCCACCTCGCGCCGGTTGAGCCTTCTCTGGGGCGCGCACAGCGTGCTGACGGAGGATGTCGATTCCTACGAGGAGATGACCACCAAGGCCTGCCACCACGCGCAGGACGAGGGTTTCGCCAAGCCGAACGACGTCATCGTGGTCACCGCCGGCATCCCGTTCCACACCGCCGGCAACACCAACAACATCCGCCTGATGCAGATCTGA
- a CDS encoding SRPBCC family protein — protein sequence MKRIACTVLGATLLVAEPAHALEVSRSRDIPVRPDAVWALIGDFCAIQLWHPQVQRCVLSNDDDDGIRVQIRGLVVKGGLGTIVEVETARDEAGMSYSYSFIQGPLPVRAYNATLAVRPNGTGATVIWSATFDADGMSDAEAVADITGVFDAGLAGIARETAR from the coding sequence GTGAAGCGCATTGCCTGCACGGTGCTCGGCGCGACGCTGCTCGTCGCCGAGCCCGCCCATGCCCTGGAAGTCTCCCGGAGCCGCGACATCCCGGTGCGGCCGGACGCGGTCTGGGCCCTCATCGGGGATTTCTGCGCCATCCAGCTCTGGCACCCGCAGGTGCAGCGCTGCGTCCTGTCGAACGACGACGATGACGGCATCCGCGTGCAGATCCGCGGCCTCGTGGTGAAGGGCGGCCTGGGCACGATCGTCGAGGTCGAGACCGCCCGGGACGAGGCCGGCATGAGCTACAGCTACAGCTTCATCCAAGGCCCCCTGCCGGTGCGCGCCTACAACGCGACGCTGGCGGTTCGCCCGAACGGGACCGGCGCGACGGTGATCTGGAGCGCGACCTTCGATGCGGACGGCATGAGCGATGCCGAGGCCGTCGCCGACATCACCGGCGTCTTCGATGCCGGGCTTGCCGGGATCGCTCGCGAGACAGCACGGTGA
- a CDS encoding lytic murein transglycosylase, translating into MDHGNAQIRHAKRRGSICLAVSACVLAPALAIAQTGSPPTASPQPFENCRTELIAWATARAVPQNLAEAQLGNLTPDPDVLAATGSQGEFVRPIWDYIEASVTPARIEAGQRKLAEHADTLAAIEAKYGVDRHILVAFWGVESSYGAVLDNPAIVKPVVRSLATLGCGDPARAPYWRDELAAALQILAWNRAPLDRMPGGLTGSWAGAMGHTQFMPSVYQRDAVDFDGDGKRDIWTSVPDALASTANYLRVHGWKPGDGWGTEAVLQERFDAALADETTARSVAAWRALGVTPAHGRPVPDDAQATLILPAGIRGPAFLIQPNFAVILRYNTALSYALTVALLSDRLRGDPALTRDWPRGDRALTADERRDLQTRLIERGFATGGVDGKIGPKTRAALRAFQGSVGLPPDGYADAPLLDRIRAAP; encoded by the coding sequence ATGGATCACGGCAATGCGCAGATCCGGCACGCGAAGCGGCGCGGCTCAATCTGCCTCGCGGTCTCCGCCTGCGTGCTCGCGCCGGCTCTCGCCATCGCGCAGACCGGGTCGCCTCCGACCGCCTCACCGCAACCCTTCGAGAACTGCCGGACCGAGCTGATCGCCTGGGCGACGGCACGGGCCGTGCCGCAGAATCTCGCGGAGGCGCAACTCGGCAACCTCACCCCCGATCCGGACGTGCTCGCCGCGACCGGAAGCCAGGGCGAGTTCGTCAGGCCGATCTGGGATTACATCGAAGCCAGCGTGACGCCGGCCCGCATCGAGGCCGGCCAGCGCAAGCTCGCCGAGCATGCCGACACCCTGGCGGCCATCGAGGCGAAGTACGGCGTCGACCGCCATATCCTCGTGGCCTTCTGGGGCGTCGAGTCGAGCTACGGAGCCGTGCTCGACAACCCGGCGATCGTGAAGCCCGTGGTCCGTTCCCTCGCGACGCTCGGGTGCGGCGATCCCGCCCGCGCTCCGTACTGGCGCGACGAGCTCGCGGCTGCGCTTCAGATCCTGGCCTGGAACCGGGCGCCCCTGGACCGGATGCCCGGCGGGCTGACCGGATCCTGGGCCGGCGCCATGGGCCACACCCAGTTCATGCCTTCCGTCTACCAGCGTGACGCGGTCGATTTCGACGGCGACGGCAAGCGCGACATCTGGACGTCGGTGCCCGATGCCCTGGCGTCCACGGCCAACTACCTCCGGGTCCACGGCTGGAAACCCGGAGACGGCTGGGGCACCGAGGCGGTGCTGCAGGAACGCTTCGACGCCGCGCTCGCCGACGAGACCACCGCCCGCAGCGTCGCGGCGTGGCGGGCGCTGGGGGTGACGCCGGCCCACGGCCGGCCGGTGCCGGACGACGCCCAGGCGACCCTGATCCTGCCCGCGGGGATCCGCGGCCCGGCCTTCCTGATTCAGCCGAACTTCGCGGTAATCCTGCGCTACAACACCGCCCTGTCCTACGCGCTGACGGTGGCGCTCCTGTCGGACCGCCTCCGCGGCGATCCGGCGCTCACCCGCGACTGGCCAAGGGGCGACCGGGCCCTCACCGCGGACGAGCGCCGCGACCTCCAGACCCGCCTGATCGAGCGCGGCTTCGCCACCGGCGGTGTCGACGGCAAGATCGGGCCGAAGACCCGGGCGGCGCTCCGCGCCTTCCAGGGCTCGGTCGGCCTGCCGCCGGACGGCTATGCCGACGCGCCGCTGCTCGACCGGATCCGTGCGGCGCCCTGA
- a CDS encoding biotin-dependent carboxyltransferase family protein — MAALVAEAAGPGITLQDGGRHGYLRYGITAAGPMDPLIYATANRAAGNPLDAAAIEISTGGLAVTAADGALGLALIVPGFRVTLDGAALPDAVALTLEPGQRLVVRAGDAGAWGYLAVSGRLDVAPVLGSVATHTRSGLGGLDGRALAAGDRLPIREAVPGDGAPQRLVAPWLDRDPREIRVVLGPQDDYFAPDQIEAFLAGPWTVSPRGDRMACFLDGTPLRHAKGHDIVSDGVAMGAIQVPGNGLPIILMADRQSTGGYPKIATVIGPDLGRLAQIRGGARLSFRRVSVAEAVAARRAERDVLAEPVRREPVVRTDFASDFLLGLNLVGGVTDGRP, encoded by the coding sequence ATGGCCGCTCTCGTCGCCGAGGCCGCCGGGCCCGGGATCACGCTGCAGGATGGCGGCCGGCACGGCTACCTGCGCTACGGGATCACGGCGGCGGGGCCGATGGATCCGCTGATCTACGCCACCGCCAACCGGGCGGCGGGCAATCCCCTGGACGCCGCCGCGATCGAGATCTCGACCGGTGGCCTGGCCGTCACCGCCGCGGACGGCGCCCTTGGGCTCGCGCTGATCGTCCCGGGCTTCCGGGTCACGCTGGACGGCGCGGCGCTCCCCGACGCCGTCGCGCTGACCCTCGAACCCGGACAGAGGCTCGTCGTCCGGGCGGGCGACGCGGGCGCCTGGGGCTATCTGGCGGTGAGCGGTCGCCTCGACGTGGCGCCGGTCCTCGGCTCGGTGGCGACCCACACACGCTCGGGCCTCGGCGGTCTCGACGGCCGCGCGCTGGCCGCCGGCGACCGGCTGCCGATCCGCGAAGCCGTGCCCGGCGACGGTGCGCCCCAGCGGCTCGTCGCGCCCTGGCTCGACCGGGATCCGCGGGAGATCCGAGTCGTGCTCGGGCCGCAGGACGACTACTTCGCCCCCGACCAGATCGAGGCCTTCCTGGCCGGCCCCTGGACGGTCTCGCCGCGGGGCGACCGCATGGCCTGCTTCCTGGACGGCACGCCCCTGCGACACGCCAAGGGTCACGACATCGTCTCCGACGGGGTGGCCATGGGGGCGATCCAGGTGCCCGGCAACGGCCTGCCGATCATCCTGATGGCCGACCGCCAGTCGACGGGCGGCTATCCGAAGATCGCCACCGTCATCGGCCCCGATCTCGGGCGGCTTGCGCAGATCCGCGGCGGGGCGCGGCTGTCGTTCCGGCGCGTCTCGGTGGCCGAGGCGGTGGCGGCCCGGCGGGCCGAGCGCGACGTCCTCGCCGAACCGGTGCGCCGGGAGCCGGTGGTGCGGACGGATTTCGCGTCCGACTTCCTGCTGGGGCTGAACCTCGTCGGCGGCGTCACCGACGGACGCCCCTGA
- a CDS encoding 5-oxoprolinase subunit B family protein, with amino-acid sequence MSAVSDEPRLLDAGEAALVVEFGTTVDPAISDRVLALDDALGADPPVGLRERVPTYRSLMLHYDPLVLDRDTLAARVRTLAAGAAARAATPTLWTLPCCYDAPHGEDIAQVAERTGLSAEAVVSTHAGATYRVYMYGFAPGFAYLGGLPKTLAVPRRASPRPPHPANAVVIGGGLAAVATVPMPTGWYVIGATPARLYAPERDPSFFVGAGDLIRFEAVDAAAFEALTAREAAGEPVARRGEAR; translated from the coding sequence GTGAGCGCGGTCTCGGACGAACCCCGGCTCCTCGATGCCGGCGAGGCGGCCCTGGTGGTCGAGTTCGGCACCACCGTCGATCCCGCGATCAGCGACCGCGTGCTCGCGCTCGACGACGCCCTCGGCGCGGATCCGCCGGTGGGGCTGCGGGAGCGCGTGCCGACCTACCGCTCGCTGATGCTGCACTACGACCCTTTGGTGCTCGACCGCGACACCCTCGCCGCCCGGGTGCGGACGCTCGCGGCGGGCGCTGCCGCGCGGGCGGCGACCCCGACCCTGTGGACGCTGCCCTGCTGCTACGACGCCCCGCACGGCGAGGACATCGCCCAGGTGGCCGAACGCACCGGCCTGTCGGCGGAGGCGGTCGTCTCGACCCATGCGGGCGCGACCTATCGGGTCTACATGTACGGGTTCGCGCCGGGCTTCGCGTATCTCGGCGGCCTGCCGAAGACCCTGGCGGTGCCGCGGCGGGCGAGCCCGCGGCCGCCGCATCCGGCGAACGCCGTGGTGATCGGCGGCGGTCTCGCCGCGGTGGCGACGGTGCCGATGCCGACCGGATGGTACGTGATCGGCGCCACGCCGGCCCGCCTCTACGCGCCGGAGCGCGATCCGAGCTTCTTCGTCGGCGCCGGCGACCTGATCCGCTTCGAGGCGGTGGATGCCGCGGCCTTCGAGGCCCTGACCGCCCGCGAGGCGGCGGGCGAGCCGGTGGCGCGGCGCGGGGAGGCCCGCTGA
- a CDS encoding LamB/YcsF family protein, which translates to MTRVDLNSDLGEGFGAYACGDDAAILGIVTSANVACGLHAGDPEIMARTFALARERGVAVGAHPGFPDLWGFGRRRMPFSPPEIERLVAYQVGAAQALAAYAGHRITYVKAHGALANIAAEERPVADAIARAVRAVDRDLALLAIALTAQVPAGEACGLEVHQEIFADRGYTEAGLLIPRGHPGALITEADAAADRVVRMVEAGAIITAAGTPLPTPIRSICVHGDSDHAVATARAVRARLEGAGVTLAPFRP; encoded by the coding sequence GTGACGCGCGTGGACCTGAACTCCGACCTCGGCGAGGGCTTCGGCGCCTATGCCTGCGGCGACGACGCGGCGATCCTCGGGATCGTCACCTCGGCCAACGTCGCCTGCGGGCTGCATGCGGGCGACCCCGAGATCATGGCCCGGACCTTCGCGCTGGCGAGGGAGCGCGGCGTCGCGGTGGGCGCCCATCCGGGCTTCCCGGACCTCTGGGGCTTCGGTCGGCGGCGGATGCCGTTCAGCCCGCCCGAGATCGAGCGGCTGGTCGCCTATCAGGTCGGCGCCGCGCAGGCGCTCGCGGCCTATGCCGGTCACCGCATCACCTACGTGAAGGCGCACGGGGCGCTCGCCAACATCGCCGCCGAGGAGCGGCCGGTGGCCGACGCCATCGCCCGCGCGGTCCGGGCGGTGGACCGCGACCTCGCGTTGCTGGCCATCGCGCTGACCGCCCAGGTGCCGGCGGGCGAGGCCTGCGGGCTGGAGGTCCATCAGGAGATCTTCGCCGACCGCGGCTACACGGAGGCCGGCCTGCTGATCCCGCGCGGCCACCCCGGCGCGCTGATCACGGAGGCCGACGCGGCCGCCGACCGGGTCGTGCGCATGGTCGAGGCCGGCGCGATCATCACGGCGGCGGGCACGCCTCTGCCGACACCGATCCGCTCGATCTGCGTCCACGGCGATTCCGACCATGCCGTCGCCACCGCCCGGGCGGTGCGCGCCCGGCTGGAGGGCGCAGGGGTGACGCTGGCGCCGTTCCGGCCGTGA
- a CDS encoding exopolysaccharide production protein YjbE, translated as MKVSRLASAVALFALAAGPALAAPCNTGTTKSKTPDQQSSNPSSSDVDKSSKNLAGGQQPASPGTVGAMNNAGATQTADSSKTSPGAKSNSTDPAAANLAGGQQPASPGTVGAMNNAAADRQTAPVSGNDC; from the coding sequence ATGAAGGTCTCACGCCTGGCCAGCGCGGTTGCGCTTTTCGCCCTCGCGGCCGGTCCCGCCCTCGCCGCGCCCTGCAACACCGGGACGACGAAGTCGAAGACGCCGGACCAGCAGTCATCCAACCCCAGCAGCTCGGACGTCGACAAGTCGAGCAAGAACCTCGCCGGTGGTCAGCAGCCCGCCTCGCCCGGAACCGTTGGCGCCATGAACAACGCCGGTGCCACGCAGACGGCTGACAGTTCCAAGACAAGCCCGGGTGCCAAGTCGAACTCGACTGATCCGGCTGCCGCCAACCTTGCGGGCGGCCAGCAGCCGGCGTCGCCCGGCACTGTCGGCGCGATGAACAACGCCGCCGCCGACCGTCAGACGGCCCCGGTCTCGGGCAACGACTGCTAA
- a CDS encoding efflux RND transporter periplasmic adaptor subunit codes for MLLAAACVAFTEPGALLRARAAPILSDLRQHLEPLVPGLRGDAVAEARLPAPRTAIEDGRTVVRLSTAERERIGLVTETRPSVSHEQELTAYGSVLDLARITELANNYAGAVAALQTAQARVEVSASAARRARSLGAGVVAVAQIETAEGTLLTDRAAVTAAESQVRTLAATARQEWGSVLGKAIIERSPLVTRLIERADFLVQVTLPPGESLPEPPKQASAEVPPQSERVPLRLVSPATRTDPRIQGQSFFYLVSGESGLLPGTSTMAFLPAARPVRGVLVPEDAVVHGEGGTWVYRGTGEGAYVRHPIRPDAPMSADAFVVEDLPEASEIVLKGGRALLSEEMKSRIRVVGDDDD; via the coding sequence ATGCTGCTCGCGGCCGCGTGCGTCGCTTTCACGGAGCCCGGTGCGCTGCTCCGCGCACGCGCGGCTCCGATCCTGTCGGACCTGCGGCAGCATCTTGAACCGCTTGTCCCCGGCCTGCGTGGAGACGCCGTTGCCGAGGCGCGGCTTCCCGCGCCGCGTACCGCGATCGAGGACGGGCGCACCGTCGTGCGGCTCTCCACCGCCGAGCGCGAGCGGATCGGCCTCGTCACCGAGACGCGGCCCTCCGTGAGCCACGAGCAGGAGCTGACCGCGTATGGCAGCGTCCTCGACCTCGCCCGCATCACCGAGCTCGCCAACAACTACGCGGGGGCGGTCGCGGCGCTTCAGACCGCCCAGGCGCGGGTCGAGGTGTCCGCCAGCGCCGCGCGACGCGCGCGCAGCCTCGGGGCCGGGGTCGTGGCGGTGGCGCAGATCGAGACCGCCGAGGGCACGCTTCTGACCGACCGGGCCGCCGTGACCGCGGCCGAATCGCAGGTGCGCACCCTCGCGGCCACCGCCCGGCAGGAATGGGGCTCGGTGCTCGGCAAGGCGATCATCGAGCGCTCGCCCCTGGTCACGCGCCTGATCGAGCGCGCGGATTTCCTGGTTCAGGTGACGCTGCCGCCGGGCGAGAGCCTCCCGGAGCCGCCGAAGCAAGCGTCCGCCGAGGTGCCCCCGCAGAGCGAGCGGGTGCCCCTGCGGCTGGTCTCGCCCGCGACCCGCACGGACCCGCGCATCCAGGGCCAGAGCTTCTTCTACCTCGTCTCGGGCGAGAGCGGGCTCCTGCCCGGAACGAGCACGATGGCCTTCCTGCCGGCCGCGCGCCCGGTGCGCGGCGTCCTCGTCCCGGAGGATGCCGTCGTGCACGGGGAGGGGGGCACCTGGGTGTATCGAGGCACCGGCGAGGGGGCCTATGTGCGGCATCCGATCCGTCCGGACGCGCCCATGTCGGCCGACGCCTTCGTGGTGGAGGATCTGCCCGAGGCGAGCGAGATCGTCCTGAAGGGCGGCCGTGCCCTGCTCTCCGAAGAGATGAAGAGCCGCATCCGGGTCGTGGGCGACGACGATGACTGA